The DNA window TTAATATTTCGGCTCTATCTCCATCTTCTAATGGAACTAAAACTACATCTGCATTATATATTCCAGTTTTACTAGCTGAAGCTCTTGGATTTTCAATATTTTTAATATATTTAAGTTCATCATCATTAGTTCCAAGAATGTTTTCCCATCCTCTTTCTTTGTACATTTCAGCTATTTTTTCAACACGTTCATCAGTTCTATAGAATAAATTTATTTCTATTTTTGCATCTAATACTTCTGCAAGTTTGATTATATCATCAATAGCTAATGCAGTTGTATTTCCGTTAACTGAAATTACAGGGTTATTTGCAAGTAGCATTGAAGCAACAGTGGCATACATTGCTCTTTTTGCTGGAAATGTTGTGCGTTCACCAAGCAAATAATCAAAAGCTTCTCCCCTACCATGAGCTATTAAAGCAGAATCAGCTAAAATGCCTTCTTTACTTGCCTCTACCATTTTTTCCCTTAAAAGTAATGATTCATAGCGTGGATGTGATTTTGGTATCATAATATCACCTTAAACTTATTGTCATTTGAGCTAAATAACCGATAAATGTTGTTATTAATATCATTAGTACAAACATAGAAACCAAATGGATGGAGTATGGTTCTACAATAGCATTTGGATTTCCAGGCAATATAAAAAAGGATAAATCGCATAGTATATCCATTATAAAGAAGACTAGTCCTGCTTTAAACCCTTCTCTGATTTCATGTTCATTGAACTCCCTAATATATAAAATTCCAAAGAAACCAGTTACAACAATGATTGTTATTGGGATTGAAAGGTTAATATATGGAAGTGAATCAATATCAAGGAAAGGCGCAATAATAGAACTGATAATGCATATAAATAGCCATGAAAGAAATCCATAAATTATTGCACGTTTTAAATCCATTTTATCATCAATGTTTGTTTTTTTTTATAAATTTTATCTTTCATTGAACTTAATTATGAAAGAATATAATGTTATTAAATTTATATTATTTATATTAATCCTAATTAAAGTAGATTATTGTTTTTTAAACACATTTTATTTCATTATTAAATGTATCTTTTCTTTAATATCTCTTTATTCTCTGGATTTACAGTTTAGTATATTGACAGATAAGTGTAAAGAGTATGATTGTGTTTTATTTAAAACATTTGAATAACTATTTAATTGTTTAATATAATACAATGATATAATGTCACAAAGAGAAGAACATGAAAAATATTTGTTGAAAGCTATTTTATCTCATTCCTTGTCTTCAGAAAATCCCTCTGATGAAACAAAATTAAGAGCTTATAAAAATT is part of the Methanobrevibacter woesei genome and encodes:
- a CDS encoding 4-phosphopantoate--beta-alanine ligase → MIPKSHPRYESLLLREKMVEASKEGILADSALIAHGRGEAFDYLLGERTTFPAKRAMYATVASMLLANNPVISVNGNTTALAIDDIIKLAEVLDAKIEINLFYRTDERVEKIAEMYKERGWENILGTNDDELKYIKNIENPRASASKTGIYNADVVLVPLEDGDRAEILSKTGKTIIAIDLNPLSRTAIKSDITIVDNVVRAIPFMCKIAEDLKEQDKEFLVNIKNDFDNKDNLKESLEQFKVKG